A section of the Chitinophagales bacterium genome encodes:
- a CDS encoding arginine--tRNA ligase encodes MKVLNAIKASILQYCHSTFGIENNPNLLHISLTNPNFRHTGDYSFNFNNLRKFTSLDNTAFGEKLLHESDLQAVIAEYDKGNFQIAAAALKTGFINLKFSDIFWQTQLQEIAQNSNFTLHAKRTEKVLVEYCGPNTNKPLHIGHVRNMLLGFSMSEILQANGYEVVKANIYNDRGIAICKSMAAYIERSKGATPQSSGIKGDHFVGDYYVLFGKIVEEQLRQLHQIPNDVTNVFKHLGKDREVAEQETPIFQFAKELLLKWEAGDEATVNLWKQMNQWVYEGFNQTYQSIGVNFQKDYYESQTYQLGKNIIEEGLSKNVFYKRADGAVAIDLTPDGLDEKVLLRSDGTSIYITQDLGTAQLRYEEFAMDKMVYVVANEQDYHFKVLKLALQKLQKTWANGIYHLSYALVESPTGRFKSREGKTADADDLIAEVLRIAEEQTKALGKIDDFNNEEAQQLYRTIGMGALKFFVLRVNPYKKIIFNPEESIDFHGHTGPYIQFAHARICAILRKAKDLAISATEPVTLSATERELILILNDYPNTLATAAEKYDPSEIANYVYKLAQAYSKFYTEHPVLTAEKEAERAFRVLLSAQVARLLKEGMKLLGIDVPERM; translated from the coding sequence ATGAAGGTTTTAAACGCAATAAAAGCAAGTATTCTCCAATACTGCCATAGCACATTCGGTATAGAAAACAACCCAAACTTACTCCATATTTCGCTTACCAATCCCAATTTCCGACACACCGGAGACTACTCTTTCAACTTTAACAACCTTAGAAAATTCACCTCTTTAGACAATACAGCATTCGGAGAAAAACTCCTGCACGAAAGCGATTTGCAAGCAGTTATTGCCGAATACGATAAAGGCAATTTTCAAATTGCAGCCGCTGCACTTAAAACAGGATTTATCAATCTAAAATTCAGCGATATATTTTGGCAAACGCAACTTCAAGAAATTGCACAAAACAGCAATTTTACCCTGCATGCCAAACGCACAGAAAAAGTATTGGTAGAGTACTGCGGCCCCAATACCAACAAACCGCTCCACATCGGGCACGTGCGCAATATGTTGCTTGGTTTTTCTATGAGCGAAATTCTGCAAGCCAACGGCTACGAAGTTGTTAAAGCCAATATCTACAACGACCGAGGTATTGCCATTTGCAAAAGTATGGCGGCATATATTGAACGCAGTAAAGGAGCCACTCCGCAAAGCTCGGGCATAAAAGGCGACCATTTTGTAGGCGACTACTATGTGCTTTTCGGAAAAATAGTAGAAGAGCAATTGCGCCAACTTCACCAAATTCCCAATGATGTAACCAATGTATTTAAGCACTTGGGCAAAGATCGCGAAGTAGCAGAACAAGAAACGCCCATCTTTCAATTTGCAAAAGAACTCTTGCTAAAGTGGGAAGCCGGAGACGAAGCCACCGTAAATCTTTGGAAACAAATGAACCAATGGGTGTACGAAGGATTCAACCAAACATACCAAAGCATTGGCGTAAACTTTCAAAAAGACTATTACGAAAGCCAAACCTACCAGCTCGGCAAAAATATTATTGAAGAAGGGCTGAGTAAAAACGTATTTTACAAACGTGCCGATGGAGCTGTGGCAATAGACCTTACACCGGATGGCTTAGATGAAAAAGTATTGCTGCGCAGCGATGGAACCTCCATCTACATTACACAAGATTTAGGCACAGCACAACTGCGCTACGAAGAATTTGCTATGGATAAAATGGTATATGTTGTTGCCAACGAACAAGATTACCACTTTAAAGTATTGAAGTTAGCGCTGCAAAAATTGCAAAAAACATGGGCAAACGGAATTTACCACCTCAGCTATGCCTTAGTAGAGTCGCCCACCGGAAGATTTAAAAGCCGCGAAGGAAAAACCGCAGATGCCGATGACCTTATTGCAGAAGTTCTTCGCATTGCCGAGGAGCAAACCAAAGCATTAGGAAAAATAGACGACTTCAATAACGAAGAAGCCCAACAACTTTATAGAACCATAGGTATGGGCGCACTCAAATTTTTTGTACTGCGTGTAAACCCATACAAGAAAATAATTTTCAACCCCGAAGAAAGTATAGATTTTCACGGACACACAGGCCCATACATACAATTTGCACACGCACGTATATGTGCCATTTTGCGCAAAGCAAAAGACTTGGCAATTTCGGCAACAGAGCCGGTTACACTCAGCGCCACCGAAAGAGAACTTATTTTAATCTTAAACGATTATCCCAACACACTCGCCACCGCTGCCGAAAAATACGATCCAAGCGAAATAGCAAATTATGTTTACAAACTGGCACAAGCTTATAGTAAATTCTATACCGAGCATCCCGTACTTACTGCCGAAAAAGAAGCAGAGCGCGCCTTTAGAGTGCTGCTATCTGCACAAGTAGCCCGCTTGCTAAAGGAAGGAATGAAACTGTTGGGCATTGATGTACCCGAAAGAATGTAG
- a CDS encoding T9SS type A sorting domain-containing protein, producing the protein MRKISTLTVALATTISLSATVITDTVSTGPSYSKQVWYSLANDEQGSISKDNWDVAFQIYGYSASILANTQKSNFAIYQSPFAVSEWATVDTAGLSTWTALHNSSETWDLGALNTNPNNNEDLGWGVYDMGTHIISGDSIYIVKLANGEWKKFKVDQLASGKYYFSWANLDGTNPNNDSIAKSNYTGKNFAYYSLENSTALDREPASNSWDFTFTKYIATLYVPLPTPYAVTGLLQNRTAQAVKAYPVDETTVTHSNYTFESNISTIGYDWKSLNNVTFQYEIADSTVYFVKRSNGEVWKVVFKGFGGSANGNYIFTKELVHTAPTGIEEVAGIQSLSIFPNPAKTQFNLVYNSNETQTATVQILDMSGRIVLQDNILLQSGLNQQTISTANLQQGMYLVLLNGNKTQKLIIE; encoded by the coding sequence ATGAGAAAAATAAGTACACTAACCGTTGCGCTCGCAACAACCATTTCACTCTCCGCAACCGTAATTACAGATACCGTTTCAACAGGACCATCTTACTCCAAACAAGTTTGGTACAGTTTAGCAAACGATGAACAAGGCTCAATTTCAAAAGATAACTGGGATGTAGCTTTTCAAATATACGGATATTCTGCCTCCATTTTGGCAAACACACAAAAATCAAACTTTGCCATTTATCAAAGCCCTTTTGCAGTGTCGGAATGGGCAACTGTTGATACCGCAGGCTTAAGTACTTGGACAGCACTTCACAACTCATCTGAAACATGGGATTTAGGAGCACTAAACACCAATCCAAACAACAACGAAGATTTGGGCTGGGGCGTTTACGATATGGGTACACACATCATAAGCGGAGACAGCATTTACATTGTAAAATTAGCCAACGGAGAATGGAAAAAATTTAAAGTAGACCAACTTGCCAGTGGAAAATACTACTTCTCTTGGGCAAATTTAGATGGCACCAATCCAAACAACGATTCAATTGCCAAAAGCAACTACACCGGAAAAAACTTTGCCTATTATTCACTTGAAAACAGCACTGCTCTCGATCGCGAACCTGCATCAAACAGTTGGGATTTTACCTTCACAAAATACATAGCTACTTTATATGTGCCACTGCCTACTCCGTATGCCGTTACCGGATTATTACAAAACAGAACCGCACAAGCAGTAAAAGCCTATCCTGTAGATGAAACCACTGTTACACACAGCAATTACACATTCGAAAGTAACATCAGCACCATTGGTTACGATTGGAAATCGCTAAACAACGTTACCTTCCAATATGAAATTGCAGACAGCACTGTTTACTTTGTAAAACGCAGCAATGGCGAAGTTTGGAAAGTAGTATTCAAAGGCTTTGGAGGCAGCGCCAACGGCAACTATATTTTCACCAAAGAACTAGTACACACCGCACCAACCGGTATAGAAGAAGTTGCCGGCATACAATCGCTCAGTATATTCCCAAATCCTGCTAAAACGCAATTCAACTTGGTGTACAACAGCAACGAAACTCAAACTGCAACAGTTCAAATTTTAGATATGAGTGGCAGAATTGTACTGCAAGACAACATCCTTTTGCAAAGCGGTTTAAACCAGCAAACCATCTCTACTGCCAACTTACAACAAGGCATGTATTTAGTATTACTGAATGGAAACAAAACCCAAAAGCTCATAATAGAATAA